The DNA window TCAGCACCGCCAAATCACTCGGTGGCGGCTTCCCAATTGGCGCGATGCTGACGACAGAAAAACTGGCCGCGCACATGAAAGTGGGCACGCACGGTTCGACGTACGGTGGTAACCCGCTCGCTTGTGCGGTTGCGGAAGCGGTGGTGTCGGAAGTCTCCAAGCCAGAAACCTTGCAAGGCGTGAAAGAGCGCGAAGCACTGTTTCGCGAAGGGCTAAACAAAATTAACGATAAATATCAGATTTTCTCAGAAATCCGTGGCAAAGGCTTGTTGCTCGGCGCGGCGCTCAATGAAGAGTGGCAAGGCCGTGCACGCGACATTTTGGTTGCTGCGGGTAAAGAGGGACTGCTGGTGCTGGTGGCAGGCATGAACGTTGTGCGTTTCACCCCATCACTGGTGATTACCAAACAAGAAATAGAAGAAGGCTTGGCGAAACTGGATAAAGCAATCGCCACTCTGGTTTAAACGCCTCTCAAACAGACGCCTGTCCAGGAAGCGACGGGCGTCTACATCACTTCCTAGGTAGTAAACCTAGGGCCTTCTATGCATCTGGAGGGAGTATTGATGCTAGTTGTTCGCCCTATTGCAATGTCGGACTATGACGCGCTGCACACCTGTGCAGTGGAATCGGGACACGGATTTACATCTCTGCCGGTTAATGAAGAACTGTTAACCAATCGAATTACACACTCTGAATACAGCTTTGCCAAACACAACGTTGGTGAGCCGGGCGATGAAGGCTACCTGATGGTCGGCTTTGATGCCGAAAACGGGGAAGTTGCCGGAACCACAGGCATTGAAGCGGCGATTGGCTGGGACGTGCCTTTTTACTCGTACCACATCAGCAAAATTGTCCACTCCTCGCCAAAACTTGGCGTCAACAATGTGGTGAAGCTGCTCACTTTTGGCAACAACTACACCGGTTGTAGTGAAATTTGTACCTTGTTCTTGCGGGAAAAATTCCGTGAAGGGCTCAACGGTCGCTTGATGTCGAAATGCCGCTTTTTGATGATGGCTGAGCATCCGCATCGCTTCTCGAAAACCATTTTCGCCGAAATGCGTGGTGTGTCGGATGCCAATGGCAACTCGCCATTTTGGCAATGGCTTCAGGACCATTTCTTCTCCATCGATTTCACCATGGCGGATTACCTCACTGGTATCGGCAAAAAAGGCTTCATCGCCGATTTGATGCCTAAGTTGCCTATTTATATCAACTTGCTAAGCCCAGAAGCGCAAGCGGTGATCGGCGTGGTGCATGAAAATACTCGTCCAGCGCTCAAGCTGCTTGAGAAAGAAGGTTTTACCAGCCGTGGCTACGTTGACATCTTTGATGGCGGCCCCACGGTGGAGTGTGACCTGCGTAATATTGAATCGGTACGCCACTCAGTGCGAGCGAAAGTGCGCGTTGCGGAGCACTCCAGCTCGCAAGACTTTTTAATAGCCAATACCTCATTTGAAAACTTCCGCGCCACGGCAGCCAAAGCCGCCTATGACCAAGCCTCGTCCAGTGTGATTTTGTCACCGAAAGTGGCACAGGCTCTGATGGTGGAAGATGGCGAATACGTCCGCATGCTAGCGCAGTAATGATTAAGGGAAAGACGATGACACAGTGGATTGCAGGTGAATGGGTAGAAGGGCAAGGCGAAGAGTTCACCTCCTTGTCGCCTTATGACAACCAAGTGGTTTGGCGTGGCAAAGGTGCCACTGAGCCGCAAGTCGAGCAAGCAGTGAAAGCGGCGCGTCACGCATTTCTGAGTTGGAAGAAGCTCACGTTTGCCGAGCGCGAAGCCTACGTGCTGGCCTTTGCCGAGCGTGTCAAAGCGCGCAGCGAAGAGATTGCTCAAGTGATTGCCAAAGAGACTGGCAAACCGCTGTGGGAGACGCGCACCGAAGCGGCGGCGATGGCAGGCAAAATTGCCATTTCGATCCGCGCTTATCATGAACGCACTGGCGAGTCGCAAAAAGAAGCGGCGGGCAACCAAGTTGTCTTGCGCCACCGCCCGCTGGGTGTGATGGCCGTTTTTGGCCCGTATAACTTCCCAGCGCACTTACCAAACGGCCACATTGTGCCTGCGTTATTAGCTGGCAATACCGTGGTGTTTAAACCGTCTGAGCAAACGCCTTGGACGGGAGAGCTTGCGATGAAACTGTGGCAAGAAGCGGGCCTGCCAAGTGGCGTGCTAAATCTAGTACAAGGTGGTAAAGAGACTGGGATTGCCTTGTCGCAGTCCAAAGGCATCGACGGCTTGCTGTTTACTGGCAGCGCCAACACGGGTCATCTGCTTCATCGTCAGTTTGCTGGTCAACCCGGCAAAATGCTGGCACTGGAAATGGGCGGCAACAACCCGATGGTGATTTCAGAGCAGTACGGCGATCTTGAGGCGACGGTTTACACCATCATTCAATCGGCATTTATCAGTGCTGGTCAGCGCTGTACTTGTGCACGCCGTTTGTATGTGCCGCTAGGAGAAAAAGGCGACGCACTCATCACTCGTCTGGTGGAAGCGGTGCAAAAGCTTAAAGTCGACCAGCCGTTTGCCGAACCTGCGCCTTTTATGGGGCCACAAATTTCGCAGGCGGCTGCGCGCTTTATCTTAGACGCGCAGGCCAATCTGCAGTCGCTCGGCGGTGAAAGCTTAATTGAAGCCAAAGCGGGCGAGGCCGCCTTTGTTTCACCGGGGATTATTGATGTCACTCATATCGCGGATTTGCCTGATGAAGAGTACTTTGGACCACTGCTGCAAGTGGTGCGCTATCAAGGCCTCGAGCGTGCGGTTGAGCTGGCGAATGACACCCGCTTTGGTTTGTCGGCTGGCTTAGTCTCGACCGACGATAACGAGTGGGCGTACTTTGTCGATCACATCCGTGCTGGCATTGTTAATCGCAACCGCCAACTGACAGGTGCTAGTGGTGATGCGCCATTTGGCGGACCGGGTGCGTCGGGTAACTTACGTCCGAGTGCTTACTATGCCGCCGACTATTGCGCGTACCCAATGGCATCAATGGAAGGGGCGCAAACGGAACTGCCCGCCACGCTCAGCCCGGGTGTTGAACTTTAATAACGATAACGACCTTTAGGTCTCTGACCTGCGCCGCTTCGAGCCATGAGTCGCGCAGGCTTGTTTGCTTTCAAACAATGAACGTCACAGGTTGAGGATTGCGGCGGTGATGTCTGCACGCACCGCCGCAATCCACTCCCAATACTCTGATAATGTGAACCGATACAACAAGGAGGCGTTATGACGCCAGCTGTGTTATTTGAATCGCTATGGAACGACTATATTCAACGCCTGTGTCCTTCCGCGGCAAAAGTGCATCGACTATTGCAAGAGGATGAAGCCCTGATCAACGACCACATCGCGCTACGAACGTTTAACGTCGAGCCGCTGGGCATTGAAACGCTGGCGAAGCCGTTTATCGAATTAGGCTACAAAGCGTGTGGCGACTATCTGTTTGAAAGCAAAAAATTAGTGGCCAAACATTTTGAGCATCCTGATCCGACTCAGCCTAAAGTCTTTATCAGTGCGTTGAAAATCGATGAATGCTCAGAGGCGCTGCAAGCGATTGTGAAAAAATTGGTTGCTCAAGTGGATACGAGCCAACTGCAAGGCCACGAGTTCCTTTCCGCAGGTCGCTTGTGGGAGTTGAGCTTTGCGGACTATCAAACGCTGGCAAAAGAGAGTGAATATGCCTCTTGGTTGGCGGCGCATGGTTACGGCGCGAACCACTTTACGGTCAGTGTCAATCAGCTCAAAGCATTTGACTCGGTGAAAGGTGTGAACGATCACTTACGTCAAGCGGGT is part of the Vibrio cidicii genome and encodes:
- the astD gene encoding succinylglutamate-semialdehyde dehydrogenase, whose translation is MTQWIAGEWVEGQGEEFTSLSPYDNQVVWRGKGATEPQVEQAVKAARHAFLSWKKLTFAEREAYVLAFAERVKARSEEIAQVIAKETGKPLWETRTEAAAMAGKIAISIRAYHERTGESQKEAAGNQVVLRHRPLGVMAVFGPYNFPAHLPNGHIVPALLAGNTVVFKPSEQTPWTGELAMKLWQEAGLPSGVLNLVQGGKETGIALSQSKGIDGLLFTGSANTGHLLHRQFAGQPGKMLALEMGGNNPMVISEQYGDLEATVYTIIQSAFISAGQRCTCARRLYVPLGEKGDALITRLVEAVQKLKVDQPFAEPAPFMGPQISQAAARFILDAQANLQSLGGESLIEAKAGEAAFVSPGIIDVTHIADLPDEEYFGPLLQVVRYQGLERAVELANDTRFGLSAGLVSTDDNEWAYFVDHIRAGIVNRNRQLTGASGDAPFGGPGASGNLRPSAYYAADYCAYPMASMEGAQTELPATLSPGVEL
- a CDS encoding DUF1338 domain-containing protein gives rise to the protein MTPAVLFESLWNDYIQRLCPSAAKVHRLLQEDEALINDHIALRTFNVEPLGIETLAKPFIELGYKACGDYLFESKKLVAKHFEHPDPTQPKVFISALKIDECSEALQAIVKKLVAQVDTSQLQGHEFLSAGRLWELSFADYQTLAKESEYASWLAAHGYGANHFTVSVNQLKAFDSVKGVNDHLRQAGFTINEIGGEVKGTPEVLLEQSSTMADKVAVQFIEGSEIIPGGFYEFAKRYPMENGDLYPGFVAASADKIFESTNG
- the astA gene encoding arginine N-succinyltransferase yields the protein MLVVRPIAMSDYDALHTCAVESGHGFTSLPVNEELLTNRITHSEYSFAKHNVGEPGDEGYLMVGFDAENGEVAGTTGIEAAIGWDVPFYSYHISKIVHSSPKLGVNNVVKLLTFGNNYTGCSEICTLFLREKFREGLNGRLMSKCRFLMMAEHPHRFSKTIFAEMRGVSDANGNSPFWQWLQDHFFSIDFTMADYLTGIGKKGFIADLMPKLPIYINLLSPEAQAVIGVVHENTRPALKLLEKEGFTSRGYVDIFDGGPTVECDLRNIESVRHSVRAKVRVAEHSSSQDFLIANTSFENFRATAAKAAYDQASSSVILSPKVAQALMVEDGEYVRMLAQ